A part of Paroedura picta isolate Pp20150507F chromosome 7, Ppicta_v3.0, whole genome shotgun sequence genomic DNA contains:
- the CCIN gene encoding calicin — protein MRMQFTEKNHNSFIMQALNKQRKNKEFCDVALSVDQSVFYAHLNVLAAVSSHIRNLITSNDMKTDDELFIIIDAKFLSSGLVEELLDYFYTGKILISEKNVEELLKGAKYFNSQTLKSHCSDYLLRSLKKDNSLYYMFLATTYELKEVGNSAYDGVRENFHYWASPEGIEDLMCCPPQIFGKLLKDENLHIQNEDQAFLAFLQWVKHKTPEREKYFKKYFAYIHLTAISSKALLSACREVLVFQDHSGPLSRIESVLSERKHGNPQSLMLYQRKGALVDSVVILGGQKEQGRFSNGVFAYIIAENIWLKLTEMPYKAAALSATSLGKYIYVSGGTTEQISGLKTAWKYDTDTNSWIKLPDLPTGLVFHTMVTCGGAVYSIGGSTAPRKYISSIFKYDEGKEKWILAGKMSIPMDAPALITKGDTAIYIVTGRCLINGQFSRVGVVDCFDIQTRNVVQYITFPIQFNHKPLLSFPQENVLSVQSHKESLEINLQKVKITKQTTLVPLLPNNYSLDLSHAVCSVGKNKVFVCGGLICPGNKRPDEYSISRQAYMLDQSTQEWKLLADPPEALDCPACCTAKLPCKVLQKTVVN, from the coding sequence ATGAGGATGCAGTTCACAGAAAAGAACCATAACAGCTTCATAATGCAGGCCCTGAACAAGCAGAGAAAGAACAAAGAGTTCTGCGACGTGGCCCTCAGCGTGGACCAGAGCGTCTTCTACGCCCACCTCAATGTCTTAGCAGCCGTCTCCTCCCATATCAGGAACCTGATTACCAGCAACGACATGAAGACGGATGATGAGCTCTTCATCATCATCGACGCCAAGTTCTTGAGCTCTGGCTTGGTCGAGGAGCTGCTGGATTACTTCTACACAGGGAAGATTCTCATTTCTGAGAAGAACGTCGAAGAGTTGCTGAAGGGAGCCAAGTATTTCAATTCCCAGACGCTCAAAAGCCACTGCTCCGATTACCTCCTCCGGTCCCTCAAGAAGGACAACAGCCTGTACTACATGTTCTTGGCGACCACATACGAGCTGAAAGAGGTAGGGAATTCCGCCTACGACGGAGTGCGAGAGAACTTCCACTACTGGGCCAGCCCGGAAGGCATCGAAGACCTGATGTGTTGCCCTCCTCAGATCTTCGGCAAGCTCCTGAAGGACGAGAACCTTCACATCCAAAACGAGGACCAGGCCTTCCTGGCTTTCCTGCAATGGGTGAAGCACAAAACTCCGGAAAGGGAGAAGTATTTCAAGAAGTATTTCGCCTACATCCATTTAACCGCCATCTCCAGCaaggccctgctttctgcttgccGGGAAGTGTTGGTTTTTCAAGACCACTCCGGTCCCCTGTCCCGGATCGAGAGCGTTTTGAGCGAGCGCAAACACGGGAATCCTCAGAGCCTGATGCTCTACCAAAGGAAAGGGGCGCTGGTGGACTCCGTGGTGATTTTAGGAGGACAGAAAGAGCAGGGGAGGTTCAGCAACGGCGTGTTTGCTTACATCATCGCCGAGAACATCTGGCTGAAGCTCACGGAGATGCCGTACAAAGCGGCTGCTCTCAGCGCAACGTCCCTGGGGAAGTACATCTATGTCTCGGGAGGAACCACAGAGCAGATCTCCGGCCTCAAGACAGCCTGGAAGTATGACACGGATACCAACTCCTGGATCAAGCTTCCCGATCTGCCCACGGGTCTAGTCTTTCACACCATGGTGACTTGCGGGGGAGCAGTCTACTCCATAGGGGGAAGCACGGCACCGAGGAAATACATCTCGAGTATCTTCAAGTACGACGAAGGGAAGGAGAAGTGGATTCTGGCCGGGAAGATGAGCATCCCCATGGACGCCCCTGCCCTGATCACCAAAGGTGACACGGCCATTTACATTGTGACGGGGAGATGCCTCATCAACGGCCAGTTCTCTCGCGTCGGCGTGGTGGATTGCTTCGACATCCAGACCCGGAACGTGGTCCAGTACATCACCTTTCCCATCCAGTTCAATCACAAGCCGTTGCTGTCCTTTCCCCAGGAGAACGTCTTGAGCGTCCAGAGCCACAAAGAGAGCCTGGAAATCAACCTGCAGAAGGTTAAGATCACCAAACAGACCACCCTCGTGCCCCTCTTGCCCAACAACTACAGCTTGGATCTCTCGCACGCGGTGTGCTCCGTCGGGAAGAACAAGGTGTTTGTGTGCGGCGGCCTCATCTGTCCGGGCAACAAGCGGCCGGACGAGTATTCCATCAGTCGACAAGCGTACATGTTAGACCAAAGCACCCAGGAATGGAAGCTGCTTGCAGACCCCCCGGAAGCCTTGGATTGTCCTGCTTGCTGTACAGCTAAGTTGCCTTGCAAGGTTCTTCAAAAAACCGTAGTCAATTAA
- the NANS gene encoding N-acetylneuraminate-9-phosphate synthase: MPLEFELCPGRLIGGDHPCFIIAEIGQNHQGDLEIAKRMIRVAKECGADCAKFQKSELEHKFNKRALERPYTSKHSWGQTYGEHKRHLEFSHDQYRELQRYAKEIGIFFTASGMDEMAVEFLHELDVPFFKVGSGDTNNFPYLEKTAKKGRPMVISSGMQTMNTMQQVYQLVKPINPNFCFLQCTSAYPLQPEDVNLRVIAAYRSAFPDIPVGYSGHETGVAISIAAVAMGAKVLERHITLDKTWKGSDHQASLEPKELAELVRSIRMVEKAMGSPVKRLLPCEVACNEKLGKSVVAKVKIPEGTTLTLDMLAVKVGEPKGYPPEDIFDLVGKKVKVNIDEDETVTEDAIENHVKKVKC, translated from the exons ATGCCGTTGGAGTTTGAATTGTGCCCGGGGCGGCTGATCGGCGGAGATCACCCCTGCTTTATCATCGCCGAGATTGGGCAGAACCACCAAGGAGATCTCGAGATCGCCAAGCGGATGATTCGCGTGGCCAAG GAGTGTGGAGCGGACTGTGCCAAGTTCCAGAAAAGTGAGCTGGAGCACAAGTTCAACAAGAGAGCCTTGGAAAGGCCCTACACATCCAAGCACTCGTGGGGGCAAACGTACGGAGAGCACAAGCGCCACCTGGAGTTCAGCCATGACCAGTACAGGGAGCTACAGCGCTACGCCAAAGAGATCGGCATATTTTTTACAGCCTCCGGCATGGACGAG ATGGCCGTGGAATTCCTGCATGAACTGGatgttccattttttaaagtagGATCAGGAGATACAAACAATTTCCCCTACTTGGAAAAGACAGCAAAAAAAG GCCGCCCCATGGTGATTTCCAGTGGGATGCAGACAATGAACACGATGCAGCAAGTCTACCAGCTGGTGAAGCCCATCAACCCAAACTTCTGTTTCCTCCAGTGCACCAGTGCGTACCCTCTCCAGCCCGAAGACGTCAACCTTCGGGTCATAGCG GCATATAGATCTGCATTCCCAGATATTCCTGTTGGCTATTCTGGTCATGAGACCGGGGTAGCCATTTCTATCGCAGCAGTTGCTATGGGAGCCAAAGTCCTGGAGCGCCACATCACCCTGGACAAGACCTGGAAAGGAAGCGACCACCAGGCATCCCTGGAGCCAAAAGAGCTGGCGGAACTGGTGCGAAGTATCCGGATGGTGGAGAAGGCCATGGGGTCTCCCGTCAAGCGTCTCCTGCCCTGTGAAGTGGCGTGTAATGAAAAG CTAGGAAAGTCTGTTGTTGCCAAAGTGAAGATCCCAGAAGGCACCACGCTGACCCTGGACATGCTCGCGGTCAAGGTGGGGGAACCCAAAGGATATCCCCCAGAAGACATCTTTGACTTGGTGGGCAAGAAAGTCAAGGTCAACATCGATGAAGATGAAACGGTCACCGAAGACGCGATTGAAAATCATGTGAAAAAAGTGAAATGTTAA